Proteins encoded within one genomic window of Fusarium musae strain F31 chromosome 4, whole genome shotgun sequence:
- a CDS encoding hypothetical protein (EggNog:ENOG41) — MAPVSLLDCPDELIDDIVERLPGSAIKAVRKSCKRLNRIASPYLFPVLYLSCHQLDLNVFEMVSENPLLIGGVRELVIDDTTVPLPDTIPDWRSYQRIVTLPEHPEDRRSHLQLYPGDTLDPYYMRDEPSKVVPTREGWELFRMTAMWHHDNRLAHADVRALKEALPHFKKLERLVVSNRNAIDDFSEGAQSRVSASPVVRKWRRFQTEHGQIAPLAPRCDWQASGLGIWDRSRVNTLDWFMEHLSDIMSNLYYFTLGSEDFFSEMIFVTEYQYAAPRSELFALVREARVMHLALLVLEEPKLQSQLTEFRVDASHDTLVNYCQPGLPITLFDKQSPFVKRLATGFALAKNITKFRLVLNSCENHRFAEWILKEGRVSHTLSSMPQLEELYLELHGLPVFSALPDMTFPRLRCVHFSCGHLHPDTLVEFLERQGSTVKSLIIEHCSLYPDDGYDGLWPYVIEELTDFHDEGILKLEEAIIDNVFEGVPINSCGRNGSLKELGVRWTYDGDGGWVEQRDPGEEEASE; from the exons ATGGCGCCTGTCAGCTTACTCGACTGCCCGGACGAGCTCATCGACGATATCGTCGAGCGCCTCCCGGGAAGTGCCATCAAGGCTGTCCGCAAAAGCTGCAAGCGACTGAACCGAATCGCGTCGCCATACCTTTTCCCTGTCTTGTATCTCTCCTGCCACCAGCTTGATCTCAACGTCTTTGAGATGGTTTCAGAAAACCCTCTTCTCATCGGTGGCGTTCGCGAACTGGTCATCGACGACACCACCGTCCCTCTTCCGGACACCATACCCGACTGGCGCAGCTACCAGAGAATAGTCACCCTTCCCGAACACCCAGAAGACCGAcgttctcatcttcagctgtaCCCCGGTGACACTCTCGATCCTTATTACATGAGAGACGAACCTTCGAAAGTAGTCCCTACCAGAGAGGGATGGGAACTCTTCAGAATGACCGCCATGTGGCATCACGACAACCGCCTGGCTCACGCTGACGTCAGAGCACTGAAGGAAGCACTTCCCCATTTCAAGAAACTCGAGCGCCTTGTTGTCTCCAACCGAAATGCCATCGATGACTTCTCTGAGGGCGCCCAGAGCCGCGTTTCAGCAAGCCCTGTGGTGCGGAAGTGGAGGCGGTTTCAAACGGAACACGGCCAGATTGCTCCTCTTGCCCCGAGATGCGATTGGCAGGCCAGCGGGTTGGGTATATGGGACAGGTCCCGAGTGAACACACTGGACTGGTTCATGGAGCATCTCAGCGACATCATGTCGAATCTCTATTACTTCACACTTGGGAGTGAAGACTTCTTCTCGGAAATGATTTTTGTC ACCGAATACCAGTACGCGGCCCCCAGATCTGAGCTCTTCGCCTTGGTTCGAGAGGCAAGAGTCATGCATCTTGCGCTTTTAGTTCTTGAAGAGCCCAAACTACAGTCCCAGCTCACCGAATTTCGTGTTGATGCGTCTCACGACACCCTGGTGAACTATTGCCAGCCCGGCCTCCCAATCACCTTATTCGACAAGCAGTCCCCGTTCGTTAAACGACTTGCGACTGGTTTCGCGTTGGCGAAGAATATCACCAAGTTTCGGCTCGTTCTCAACAGTTGTGAGAACCACAGGTTTGCCGAGTGGATCCTCAAAGAGGGCCGCGTCTCCCACACACTTTCATCTATGCCTCAGTTAGAAGAGCTCTACCTTGAGCTTCACGGATTGCCTGTCTTTTCGGCCCTCCCTGACATGACCTTCCCACGACTGCGCTGTGTGCACTTCAGCTGCGGTCACTTACACCCAGACACACTTGTCGAGTTCCTGGAGCGTCAGGGTAGCACAGTAAAGTCACTCATCATCGAGCATTGCAGTCTCTATCCGGATGATGGCTACGACGGCCTCTGGCCGTATGTGATCGAAGAATTGACCGATTTTCACGATGAAGGCatcttgaagcttgaagaagccatcattGACAATGTGTTTGAGGGTGTACCGATCAATAGCTGCGGAAGAAATGGGTCCTTGAAGGAACTTGGGGTCAGATGGACATATGACGGAGATGGAGGGTGGGTTGAACAACGAGACCCTGGGGAGGAGGAAGCAAGCGAGTGA